A region of uncultured Anaeromusa sp. DNA encodes the following proteins:
- the atpD gene encoding F0F1 ATP synthase subunit beta has protein sequence MNTGNVIQVIGPVVDIEFPPGKLPNIFNAIHIDGKSGSVDIHLTVEVMQHLGDNLVRCVAMSSTDGLTRGMQATDTGSPILVPVGEATLGRVFNVLGQTVDNNPEEVKAADHWPIHRPAPSFEEQETSTQILETGIKVVDLIAPYSRGGKIGLFGGAGVGKTVLIMELIRNIATEHGGYSVFAGVGERTREGNDLWMEMRESGVIEKTALVYGQMNEPPGARMRVGLTGLTMAEYFRDVGGQNVLLFVDNIFRFIQAGSEVSALLGRMPSAVGYQPTLANDVGALQERITSTKKGSITSVQAVYVPADDLTDPAPAATFAHLDATTVLSRQIAELGIYPAVDPLDSTSRIVDPHIIGEEHYQVARGVQEILQRYKELQDIIAILGMEELSEDDKLIVSRARKIQRFLSQPFFVAETFTGSPGKYVPLKETIRGFKEILSGKYDELPEGAFYMVGTIEEVVEKAKKMKGE, from the coding sequence GTGAATACAGGAAATGTCATTCAAGTCATCGGCCCTGTGGTGGATATTGAATTTCCCCCGGGAAAACTGCCGAATATTTTCAATGCGATTCACATCGACGGTAAAAGCGGTAGCGTCGATATTCATTTAACCGTGGAAGTTATGCAGCATTTGGGCGACAATCTGGTCCGGTGCGTAGCCATGTCTTCCACCGATGGCCTGACTCGTGGTATGCAGGCAACCGATACAGGCAGCCCGATTTTAGTGCCTGTGGGCGAAGCTACGCTGGGGCGGGTTTTCAATGTATTAGGCCAGACGGTGGACAACAATCCTGAAGAGGTTAAAGCAGCGGATCATTGGCCGATTCATCGTCCGGCGCCATCGTTTGAAGAGCAGGAAACTTCGACGCAGATTCTGGAAACAGGGATCAAAGTTGTTGATTTGATCGCTCCCTATTCTCGCGGCGGTAAAATCGGCCTGTTCGGCGGCGCCGGCGTGGGCAAGACGGTATTGATCATGGAACTGATCCGTAATATCGCTACCGAGCATGGCGGTTATTCCGTTTTTGCCGGCGTGGGCGAACGGACGCGTGAAGGCAACGATCTGTGGATGGAAATGCGTGAGTCTGGCGTTATTGAAAAAACAGCGCTGGTTTACGGGCAGATGAACGAACCGCCGGGAGCGCGTATGCGCGTCGGCTTGACCGGTTTGACGATGGCGGAGTATTTCCGCGACGTGGGCGGCCAAAATGTGCTGCTTTTTGTTGATAATATCTTCCGTTTTATCCAGGCAGGTTCTGAAGTTTCGGCCCTATTGGGCCGTATGCCTTCTGCCGTAGGGTATCAGCCTACTTTGGCTAATGATGTCGGGGCCTTGCAAGAGCGCATTACATCGACCAAGAAAGGGTCTATTACGTCCGTACAGGCTGTATACGTGCCAGCGGATGATTTGACAGACCCGGCTCCGGCGGCGACGTTTGCCCATTTGGATGCAACGACGGTGCTGTCGCGGCAAATTGCCGAGTTGGGCATTTATCCGGCGGTGGATCCTCTTGATTCGACGTCGCGTATCGTCGACCCTCATATTATCGGCGAGGAGCATTACCAAGTGGCCCGAGGCGTGCAGGAGATTCTGCAGCGGTATAAGGAGCTTCAGGACATTATCGCCATTTTGGGTATGGAAGAATTGTCGGAAGATGATAAGCTGATTGTTTCCAGAGCTCGGAAAATCCAGCGTTTCCTCAGCCAGCCGTTCTTTGTGGCAGAGACCTTCACTGGGTCTCCGGGGAAATATGTACCTCTCAAAGAAACGATTCGCGGCTTTAAGGAGATCCTCAGCGGCAAGTATGATGAGTTGCCGGAAGGAGCTTTCTACATGGTAGGCACCATTGAAGAAGTGGTGGAAAAAGCCAAGAAGATGAAAGGGGAGTAA
- the atpG gene encoding ATP synthase F1 subunit gamma has translation MASTQDIRRRIKSVRSIEQITKAMKMVAAARLRKAQERAYASQPFTEKIQEVLATVANSRLDVTHPLLAKREIKKTAYLILSADKGLAGAYSSNLMKEALAVMEGKPKEEIAILAVGRKAKEYFSRRSYQIEREYLGFSERPTYEHATRIAAEVSADFTAGLYDEVYLVYTYFRSPINQNPTHLKLLPAQAPQTAEETTQDFIFEPSAESVLTVLLPRYLETVIYGGLMQAAASELGSRMTAMGSATDNAEELIHKLVLNYNKVRQATITREISEIVGGAEALK, from the coding sequence ATGGCTAGTACACAAGACATCCGACGTAGAATAAAGAGCGTACGGAGCATCGAACAAATCACCAAAGCCATGAAAATGGTGGCGGCGGCGCGGTTGCGCAAAGCCCAAGAACGGGCGTACGCCAGTCAGCCCTTTACGGAAAAAATTCAAGAAGTGCTTGCTACGGTAGCGAATAGCCGTCTGGATGTAACACATCCTTTGCTGGCTAAACGGGAAATTAAAAAGACGGCTTATCTTATCCTTAGCGCCGATAAAGGTTTAGCAGGCGCCTATTCGTCAAATTTGATGAAAGAGGCGCTGGCGGTCATGGAAGGAAAGCCTAAAGAAGAAATTGCCATACTTGCTGTAGGCCGCAAAGCTAAAGAATATTTTTCTCGCAGAAGCTATCAGATTGAACGGGAATATCTAGGGTTTTCTGAACGGCCTACGTATGAGCACGCAACACGCATTGCAGCAGAGGTTTCGGCAGATTTTACCGCCGGACTTTACGATGAAGTATATTTGGTGTATACGTATTTCCGTTCGCCGATCAATCAAAACCCGACACATTTGAAGTTGCTGCCAGCCCAGGCGCCACAGACGGCGGAAGAGACGACGCAGGACTTTATTTTTGAGCCTTCGGCGGAATCCGTGCTGACGGTGCTTTTGCCTCGGTATCTGGAAACCGTTATTTACGGAGGGCTGATGCAGGCTGCTGCTAGTGAATTGGGGTCCAGAATGACGGCGATGGGTTCAGCTACAGATAATGCGGAAGAGCTCATTCATAAACTGGTACTTAACTACAACAAGGTGCGTCAGGCTACGATTACCCGTGAAATCAGTGAGATTGTTGGCGGAGCGGAAGCGCTGAAGTAG
- the atpA gene encoding F0F1 ATP synthase subunit alpha, translating into MKMRPEEITSIIKQQIEKYQVDLNVDDVGSVIEVGDGIARIHGLNQAMAGELLEFPHDVQGMVLNLEENNVGAVLLGGESTIKEGDTVRRTGRIMEVPVGECMIGRVVNALGHAIDGKGEIQATEFRPVEHKAPGIADRQSVKEPLQTGIKAIDSMVPIGRGQRELIIGDRGTGKTAIAIDTILNQKGQGVICIYVAIGQKSSTVARVVRTLEENGAMEYTIVVVAAAADSAPLQYLAPYSGVAMGEYFMEKGGHVLCVYDDLSKQAQAYRAMSLLLRRPPGREAYPGDVFYLHSRLLERAAKVSDELGGGSITALPIIETLAGDLSAYIPTNVISITDGQIFLESELFYSGVRPAINAGLSVSRVGGSAQIKAMKQVAGSLRLDLAQYRELAAFAQFGSDLDKATKAVLDRGQRTMEMLKQPQYSPMPVEEQVMAIYVVINGFVDDVAVEHVIAFEEDFLKFMRTNYAEVGKAIVEKKTLDKDTEAALQKAIKDFKDTFDPGAR; encoded by the coding sequence CCGCATTCATGGTCTGAATCAGGCTATGGCTGGAGAACTACTGGAATTCCCGCACGATGTGCAGGGGATGGTCTTGAATTTGGAAGAAAACAATGTAGGAGCCGTGCTTCTTGGCGGCGAATCTACCATCAAAGAAGGCGACACCGTGCGACGGACCGGGCGTATCATGGAAGTTCCCGTAGGGGAATGCATGATTGGCCGCGTCGTAAACGCCTTAGGTCATGCTATTGACGGCAAAGGTGAGATTCAGGCTACGGAGTTTCGTCCTGTTGAGCACAAGGCGCCTGGTATTGCGGATCGACAGTCGGTTAAAGAACCGCTGCAGACCGGGATCAAGGCCATTGACTCCATGGTTCCTATCGGACGCGGTCAGCGTGAGCTGATTATCGGCGACAGGGGAACTGGTAAAACGGCAATTGCCATTGATACCATTTTGAATCAAAAAGGACAAGGCGTTATTTGCATCTATGTAGCTATCGGGCAAAAATCATCCACGGTGGCTCGTGTAGTGCGGACCTTGGAAGAAAATGGCGCTATGGAGTATACGATTGTGGTTGTGGCGGCTGCGGCAGATAGCGCACCGCTTCAATACCTGGCTCCGTATTCCGGCGTGGCCATGGGCGAATATTTTATGGAAAAAGGCGGCCATGTCCTTTGCGTGTATGATGATTTGTCCAAACAGGCGCAAGCCTATCGGGCTATGTCGCTGTTATTGCGGCGTCCTCCGGGACGTGAAGCATATCCAGGGGATGTTTTCTATTTGCATTCTCGCTTGTTGGAGCGGGCGGCGAAAGTGTCAGACGAATTGGGCGGCGGTTCCATTACGGCTCTGCCGATTATTGAGACGTTGGCAGGCGACTTGTCAGCTTATATTCCGACGAACGTTATTTCCATCACAGATGGACAGATATTTCTGGAAAGCGAACTGTTTTATTCCGGCGTGCGCCCTGCCATTAACGCAGGCTTGTCTGTGTCCCGCGTAGGCGGGTCGGCACAGATCAAGGCGATGAAACAAGTGGCTGGCAGTTTGCGTTTGGATTTGGCGCAATATCGGGAACTGGCTGCCTTTGCCCAGTTTGGGTCGGATTTGGATAAGGCGACTAAGGCGGTTCTGGATCGCGGCCAACGGACAATGGAAATGCTTAAGCAGCCGCAGTACTCGCCCATGCCGGTAGAAGAACAGGTTATGGCGATTTATGTTGTTATCAACGGTTTTGTGGATGACGTAGCGGTAGAGCATGTGATTGCTTTTGAAGAAGACTTCCTGAAGTTCATGCGTACGAATTACGCGGAAGTGGGTAAAGCCATCGTCGAAAAGAAAACGCTGGACAAGGATACCGAGGCGGCCTTACAAAAAGCTATCAAGGATTTCAAGGACACGTTTGACCCTGGGGCGAGGTGA